The following coding sequences are from one Streptomyces venezuelae window:
- a CDS encoding Gfo/Idh/MocA family oxidoreductase, translated as MTLKNRTVVVGLGATGRTIASSMLRRADVEIVGAADRDPRVVGQDLGVLLGGVANGVVVVSDPAELPAADLAIVATVSDLHRAADVLLPLLERSYNVLSICEELAHPWLSHPDLARRLDDTAKAHGVTVLGSGANPGVLMDTLPLLLTALTQRVESVRIRRRTNMSRYGAILSKFGLGLTMREFVTARSRGEVVGHHGFEQAIGALAAGLGWDLDSVDVGEVEPAVVTTSPRVGDHLRIEPGQIAAVTHAARGVLRGEVVIDLEITFGFFEPADEVAAGDDYRIVGEEQIVDLRSSVGFDSFLSTVAAAVNASTAVVEAHPGLLTMGDLPARSVAAKGERRAGRASLGATTSQD; from the coding sequence GTGACGTTGAAGAATCGGACTGTCGTGGTGGGGCTCGGTGCCACTGGCCGGACCATCGCCTCCTCCATGCTGCGACGCGCGGACGTGGAGATCGTGGGAGCGGCGGACCGGGACCCCCGCGTGGTCGGTCAGGACCTCGGAGTGCTCCTCGGCGGCGTCGCGAACGGTGTCGTCGTCGTGAGCGACCCGGCCGAGCTGCCCGCCGCCGACCTCGCGATCGTGGCGACCGTCTCGGATCTGCACAGGGCGGCCGACGTCCTGCTGCCGCTGCTGGAACGTTCGTACAACGTCCTGAGCATCTGCGAAGAGCTGGCCCATCCATGGCTGAGCCACCCCGATCTGGCCCGGCGGCTCGACGACACGGCGAAGGCGCACGGCGTGACCGTCCTGGGCAGCGGGGCGAACCCGGGCGTCCTGATGGACACCCTTCCTCTCCTCCTGACCGCACTGACCCAGCGTGTGGAGAGCGTTCGGATCCGCCGGCGGACGAACATGTCACGCTACGGCGCGATCCTGTCGAAGTTCGGCCTCGGTCTGACCATGCGCGAGTTCGTGACGGCTCGCAGCCGGGGCGAGGTCGTCGGGCACCACGGCTTCGAGCAGGCCATCGGGGCGCTCGCGGCAGGGCTCGGATGGGATCTCGACTCGGTGGACGTGGGAGAGGTCGAACCCGCTGTCGTGACGACTTCGCCGCGCGTCGGGGATCACCTGCGCATCGAACCGGGGCAGATCGCGGCGGTCACTCACGCCGCCCGGGGCGTGCTCAGGGGCGAGGTGGTGATCGACCTGGAGATCACGTTCGGGTTCTTCGAGCCGGCCGACGAGGTGGCCGCGGGCGACGACTACCGGATCGTCGGAGAGGAGCAGATCGTCGACCTCCGTTCCTCCGTGGGCTTCGATTCCTTCCTCAGCACCGTCGCGGCGGCGGTCAACGCCTCCACCGCGGTCGTCGAGGCGCATCCCGGTCTCCTGACGATGGGGGACCTGCCCGCCCGTTCGGTCGCGGCCAAGGGAGAGCGGCGAGCGGGCCGGGCCTCACTCGGGGCCACGACTTCTCAGGACTGA
- a CDS encoding alpha/beta fold hydrolase, whose amino-acid sequence MPETSAVESVDQYATLPSGMTICFRDHGDKDDPAMLLIAGLGEDLTFWTDPFVGSLAAHGFRVVAIDNRDVGQSTFVATPPPGTWRQIAARPRGDAYTLADMAQDAVGVLDHLGIPRVHLVGRSMGGMIAQTIAATAPERVLSLASLYSTTGARKVGQPALSTIRLLAAPPARNRTAAVRAHLRLTRHIAGTEHPIDDAAEAAIAARGWDRSGGDPAAGTARQIQAIQRSGDRTAQLSRITAPTLVIHGDRDLLVHPSGGAATVRAIRSAQHVVIPGMGHHLPESLVGPITTYIAQHANRVGEGGSHVRIS is encoded by the coding sequence GTGCCTGAGACGAGCGCCGTCGAGAGCGTCGACCAGTACGCGACCCTGCCGTCCGGGATGACGATCTGCTTCCGGGACCACGGCGACAAGGACGACCCCGCGATGCTGCTCATCGCGGGACTGGGCGAAGACCTCACCTTCTGGACCGACCCGTTCGTCGGTTCCCTCGCCGCCCACGGTTTCCGGGTCGTCGCGATCGACAACCGCGACGTGGGCCAGTCGACGTTCGTCGCCACGCCCCCTCCCGGAACCTGGCGCCAGATCGCCGCGCGTCCACGCGGCGACGCGTACACGCTGGCCGACATGGCCCAGGACGCCGTCGGCGTGCTCGACCATCTCGGGATCCCGCGGGTGCACCTGGTCGGGCGGTCGATGGGCGGAATGATCGCGCAGACGATCGCGGCCACGGCGCCCGAGCGGGTCCTGTCGCTGGCCTCCCTCTACTCCACGACCGGGGCGCGCAAGGTCGGTCAGCCGGCCCTGTCGACGATCCGGCTCCTCGCCGCCCCGCCGGCGAGGAACAGGACCGCGGCGGTCCGCGCCCACCTGAGGCTCACCCGGCACATCGCGGGAACGGAACATCCCATCGACGACGCGGCCGAGGCGGCCATCGCGGCGCGCGGCTGGGACCGCAGCGGCGGCGACCCGGCGGCCGGCACGGCGCGCCAGATCCAGGCCATCCAGCGCTCCGGGGACCGGACGGCCCAGCTGAGCCGGATCACCGCCCCGACGCTGGTCATCCACGGCGACCGGGACCTGCTGGTGCACCCGAGCGGCGGCGCCGCGACCGTCAGGGCGATCCGCTCGGCCCAGCACGTGGTCATCCCCGGCATGGGCCATCACCTCCCCGAGTCCCTCGTCGGCCCCATCACGACCTACATCGCGCAACACGCGAACCGCGTGGGTGAAGGAGGCAGCCATGTCCGGATCTCGTGA
- a CDS encoding APC family permease → MDAYVGVATSNVIERYADVGSPWWAWALISLGVIAFLGHRDIELSAKVLGAVLVLEFLLLLVMDVGIVGHGGAHGLTAEPVSPSIVGTGSLGLGVMFAFFGFTGFEATAVFRHEAKDPDVTVPRATYVAILVIGAFYSFTVWAIVVGSGVGAVVGAAQADPEGLVLTLTRSYVGSVWADAMQLLLITSQFACVLAFHNVVTRYQFALSRAGALPASLSVAHPRHRAPSASSAVAPAVAFVTTLVVASLGLDPIGDLYAWFSGAATPGIVLLMAATSLAVVGFFRRATGGSRCGGRSWPRPSPSSAWPAWSA, encoded by the coding sequence GTGGACGCCTATGTCGGGGTCGCGACGAGCAACGTCATCGAGCGGTACGCCGACGTCGGCTCCCCGTGGTGGGCCTGGGCGCTCATCTCGCTGGGCGTCATCGCCTTCCTCGGCCACCGCGACATCGAGCTGAGCGCCAAGGTGCTCGGTGCCGTGCTGGTACTGGAATTTCTGCTGCTCCTGGTCATGGACGTCGGCATCGTGGGCCACGGCGGCGCCCACGGCCTGACGGCCGAGCCGGTGTCGCCCTCGATCGTGGGCACCGGCTCCCTGGGCCTCGGCGTCATGTTCGCCTTCTTCGGCTTCACCGGCTTCGAGGCGACGGCCGTGTTCCGCCACGAGGCGAAGGACCCCGACGTCACGGTCCCGCGGGCGACATACGTCGCGATCCTGGTGATCGGTGCCTTCTACTCGTTCACCGTGTGGGCGATCGTGGTGGGTTCCGGCGTCGGCGCCGTGGTCGGAGCCGCGCAGGCCGACCCCGAGGGCCTGGTCCTCACGCTGACGCGGAGCTACGTGGGGTCCGTCTGGGCCGACGCCATGCAACTCCTGCTGATCACAAGCCAGTTCGCTTGCGTACTGGCCTTCCACAACGTCGTGACGCGCTACCAGTTCGCGCTGTCCCGGGCCGGCGCGCTTCCGGCGTCGCTGAGCGTCGCCCACCCCCGGCACCGCGCACCGTCGGCGTCCTCGGCCGTCGCCCCGGCGGTCGCGTTCGTCACCACGCTCGTCGTCGCCTCGCTCGGCCTCGACCCGATCGGGGACCTCTACGCCTGGTTCTCCGGTGCCGCCACCCCCGGCATCGTCCTGCTGATGGCGGCCACCAGCCTCGCCGTCGTCGGCTTCTTCCGGCGCGCGACGGGCGGCAGCCGGTGTGGCGGACGGTCGTGGCCCCGGCCGTCGCCTTCCTCGGCCTGGCCTGCGTGGTCTGCATGA
- a CDS encoding flavin monoamine oxidase family protein encodes MSGSREPRSGNTTVDVVVVGAGFAGLSAAERLVSTGRSVLVVEGRDRVGGRSLSGEVAGVKVDLGATWVARRHTAVRDLASRVGCTTTDQFAQGRNVLWMAGRRRTYGGTIPKVSPAALVDMARMQAAVNKLVATVDVEAAWETPGAGRLDAVSFGEWLDRKNALPGTRALMTVISKVQWGCTPGDVSLLHALRYIRSAGGLDHMLDVEGGQQQDRIVETTQEIAQRVAERLGDRVRLETPVRRIAQDDDGVTVRTDSGEIRARYAIVTASPAHRAAIAFEPALSEQGEGLTRTWRMGVLSKAFVAYERPFWRAEGCSGEAVTDTGTVFITFDVSPAPGGPGVLMAFCDPRVFDGFGPGARRDRVVRQLADLYGPQALAPIDYLDHCWGAEPFAPGGPNPAVAPYATTSFGKALSEPHGRVHWAGSETAGEWAGTMNGAVLTGQRTAESVLTLLTRDVREGASR; translated from the coding sequence ATGTCCGGATCTCGTGAGCCCCGCTCCGGGAACACCACGGTCGACGTCGTGGTCGTCGGTGCCGGTTTCGCCGGTCTGAGCGCGGCGGAGCGACTGGTGAGCACGGGGCGGTCCGTCCTGGTCGTGGAAGGCCGCGACCGGGTCGGAGGCCGCTCGCTCTCCGGCGAGGTGGCCGGCGTGAAGGTCGACCTCGGAGCGACCTGGGTGGCCCGGCGCCACACGGCCGTCCGGGACCTCGCGAGCCGGGTGGGGTGCACCACCACCGACCAGTTCGCCCAGGGGCGCAACGTGCTGTGGATGGCGGGCCGGCGCCGCACCTACGGCGGAACCATTCCCAAGGTCTCCCCCGCGGCCCTGGTGGACATGGCGCGCATGCAGGCGGCGGTGAACAAGCTGGTCGCGACCGTCGACGTGGAGGCGGCGTGGGAGACGCCGGGGGCCGGCCGGCTCGACGCCGTCTCGTTCGGCGAGTGGCTCGACCGGAAGAACGCGCTGCCCGGCACCCGCGCGCTGATGACCGTCATCAGCAAGGTGCAGTGGGGCTGCACACCGGGAGACGTCTCCCTGCTGCACGCACTGCGCTACATCCGTTCGGCGGGCGGACTCGACCACATGCTGGACGTCGAGGGCGGCCAGCAGCAGGACCGGATCGTCGAGACCACCCAGGAGATCGCCCAGCGGGTGGCGGAGCGGCTCGGCGACCGCGTGCGCCTGGAGACACCGGTGCGCCGCATCGCACAGGACGACGACGGCGTCACCGTCCGCACCGACTCCGGCGAGATCCGCGCCCGGTACGCGATCGTCACGGCCTCGCCGGCGCACCGCGCCGCCATCGCCTTCGAGCCCGCTCTGTCCGAGCAGGGCGAAGGGCTGACGCGGACCTGGCGCATGGGCGTGCTGAGCAAGGCTTTCGTGGCCTACGAGAGGCCGTTCTGGCGGGCGGAGGGCTGCTCCGGCGAGGCGGTGACCGACACCGGGACCGTGTTCATCACCTTCGACGTGTCCCCCGCCCCCGGCGGACCGGGCGTCCTGATGGCCTTCTGCGATCCGCGCGTCTTCGACGGCTTCGGCCCCGGGGCCCGGCGCGACCGGGTGGTCCGGCAGCTCGCCGACCTCTACGGTCCGCAGGCGCTCGCCCCGATCGACTACCTGGACCACTGCTGGGGAGCGGAGCCCTTCGCCCCGGGCGGCCCCAATCCCGCCGTCGCCCCCTACGCGACCACGAGCTTCGGCAAGGCGCTGAGCGAGCCCCACGGGCGCGTCCACTGGGCGGGCTCCGAAACCGCCGGCGAATGGGCCGGAACCATGAACGGCGCGGTTCTGACGGGCCAGCGCACCGCAGAGAGCGTCCTCACCCTGCTGACTCGCGACGTCCGAGAGGGGGCGTCCCGATGA
- a CDS encoding flavin-containing monooxygenase produces the protein MTAEVLDAGEEFDVVIIGAGISGIGAATYFSRELPDKSLAVLEARDDIGGTWDLFRYPGIRSDSDLHTFGYAFKPWRHEAAIADAPLIKEYLHETVEENGLERFLRLGHRVVRAAWSTADSRWTLTVQTSDSATGATRTRTIHAGWVFAATGYYRYDEGFSPEFQGRDEFEGRIVHPQHWPEGLDYSGKKVVVIGSGATAITLVPAMTTGTGAARHVTMLQRTPTYVMALPRVDKVALALTKLLGEERGYAVTRFKNIWTEHAVVKGLRTFPKAGRAFIRRENVKRLPKGFDVDKHFNPPYDPWDQRVCVAPNGDFFDALKGGRASVVTDAVARFSKRGIVLASGEELEADIIVTATGLNLRLFDGMPLVVDGHQVDIADALCYRGMLLSGMPNWAMAIGYTTSSWTLKVSLMCRYFIDLVRHMDARGYDTVVPVAPPGTNRRPVMDLQAGYAKRGEKLLPKQGPEKPWRMAMSYPEDARALRGPVADENLRFGARRAASPAPGRRRATRA, from the coding sequence ATGACAGCTGAGGTGTTGGACGCCGGCGAGGAATTCGACGTGGTGATCATCGGAGCCGGGATCTCCGGGATCGGCGCGGCCACCTATTTCAGCCGGGAGCTGCCCGACAAGTCGCTCGCCGTACTGGAAGCGCGCGACGACATCGGAGGCACGTGGGACCTGTTCCGCTATCCCGGCATCCGCTCGGACTCCGACCTCCACACGTTCGGATACGCGTTCAAGCCCTGGCGCCACGAAGCCGCGATCGCCGACGCTCCCCTCATCAAGGAGTACCTCCACGAGACCGTCGAGGAGAACGGCCTGGAGCGCTTCCTCAGGCTCGGCCACCGGGTCGTCCGCGCGGCGTGGTCCACGGCGGACTCACGGTGGACCCTCACCGTCCAGACGTCGGACTCCGCGACGGGAGCGACCCGGACCAGGACGATCCACGCGGGATGGGTCTTCGCCGCCACCGGCTACTACCGGTACGACGAGGGGTTCTCCCCGGAGTTCCAGGGACGGGACGAGTTCGAGGGCCGGATCGTCCATCCGCAGCACTGGCCCGAGGGACTCGACTACAGCGGCAAGAAGGTCGTCGTCATCGGCAGCGGCGCGACCGCGATCACTCTGGTGCCGGCCATGACCACCGGGACGGGCGCCGCCCGGCACGTGACGATGCTGCAGCGCACCCCCACCTACGTCATGGCGCTCCCCCGCGTCGACAAGGTCGCCCTGGCGCTCACGAAGCTGCTCGGGGAAGAGCGCGGGTACGCCGTGACGCGGTTCAAGAACATCTGGACCGAACACGCCGTCGTGAAGGGCCTGCGGACCTTCCCCAAGGCAGGACGGGCCTTCATCCGACGCGAGAACGTCAAGCGCCTTCCCAAGGGATTCGACGTCGACAAGCACTTCAACCCGCCGTACGACCCGTGGGACCAGCGGGTGTGCGTGGCACCGAACGGCGACTTCTTCGACGCGCTCAAGGGCGGAAGGGCCTCCGTCGTCACCGACGCCGTGGCGCGCTTCAGCAAGCGCGGCATCGTCCTGGCGTCGGGTGAGGAACTGGAAGCCGACATCATCGTCACCGCGACGGGGCTGAACCTGCGGCTCTTCGACGGCATGCCCCTCGTGGTCGACGGGCACCAGGTCGACATCGCGGACGCGCTCTGTTACCGCGGCATGCTGCTGAGCGGGATGCCGAACTGGGCGATGGCGATCGGCTACACCACCTCGTCCTGGACGCTCAAGGTGAGCCTGATGTGCCGTTACTTCATCGACCTGGTCAGGCACATGGACGCCCGCGGATACGACACGGTGGTTCCGGTCGCGCCGCCGGGAACGAACCGCCGGCCCGTCATGGACCTCCAGGCCGGGTACGCCAAGCGCGGCGAGAAGCTCCTGCCCAAGCAGGGCCCCGAGAAGCCCTGGCGGATGGCGATGTCCTACCCCGAGGACGCCAGGGCGCTGCGCGGCCCGGTGGCCGACGAGAACCTCCGGTTCGGCGCCCGCCGGGCGGCCTCGCCGGCACCCGGCAGGAGGCGAGCCACCCGTGCCTGA
- a CDS encoding helix-turn-helix domain-containing protein, which yields MSIGDGGTAGGAERGAAALEASTGARLRKIRLDRGLSLTEVAHRAEVTKGFLSQLERGLTSVSVPTLLRVCEVLRIGVGELFAYPEEHVVDGGSRIDMGGEGVAEYLLTPADTTAFQVFRSVIEPGGGTGGPYRLDTATVFAMGLSGSTRLIVGGETRMLSAGASTSFSGQTLHQFDNPGPTVSEVLWVLSPPLPRAARRPA from the coding sequence ATGTCCATCGGTGACGGCGGGACAGCAGGCGGAGCGGAACGCGGCGCCGCCGCCCTCGAAGCGTCCACGGGTGCGCGGCTGCGGAAGATCAGGCTCGACCGCGGCTTGTCGTTGACGGAGGTCGCGCACCGGGCAGAGGTCACCAAGGGCTTTCTGAGCCAGTTGGAGCGTGGGCTCACCAGCGTGTCCGTCCCGACGTTGCTGCGCGTCTGCGAAGTGCTGCGGATCGGGGTCGGGGAGCTGTTCGCGTACCCCGAAGAGCACGTCGTGGACGGCGGAAGCAGGATCGACATGGGCGGTGAGGGCGTGGCCGAGTACCTGCTCACGCCCGCCGACACCACGGCGTTCCAGGTCTTCCGTTCCGTGATCGAGCCGGGCGGGGGCACCGGCGGGCCCTATCGGCTCGACACCGCCACGGTCTTCGCGATGGGGCTGAGCGGTTCGACCCGTCTGATCGTCGGGGGCGAGACCCGGATGCTGTCGGCAGGGGCGTCCACGTCGTTCTCCGGCCAGACGCTTCACCAGTTCGACAATCCGGGTCCGACGGTGAGCGAGGTCCTCTGGGTCCTGTCGCCTCCCCTGCCGCGCGCCGCGCGAAGGCCCGCCTAG
- a CDS encoding NAD(P)/FAD-dependent oxidoreductase — MRTDSTKYTSFTGWIDPPDDVQPALDGDLTCDIAVIGGGMGGMAAALRLAERDQDVVLLEAEFCGYGSASRNGGQIAGAPGGDLRMLSLQSPKKMPVMAKLAEHAGRYVEDLIKRHDIDCDYVANGLVWGAVSPLMMLRVRTQAAILRAFGGGGTVGTREELGLPAGFVGGMRESIGGMLNPGKLARGVRRALLASSAKVFERTRVSDVRRTGGIVEITTPHGTVRANKVLLATSVYGGEWDIAPKNLATPLYVIEIESEPIAPERLAALNWTSRSGIITQHQLMTHYRLTERNTIVCGVRKAQRGRTYPLPDRVPDPDVVRDMGKDLANRFPSLSDVAIERAWGGWIGISPDWLSVAGQVGDNVFYAMACNGHGLCQVPYVTHQLADYIVDGEMSDDLAGIWSDASKYSSSMSLLLQPFVLRAVWGLDRFNDFFNGSRTRARRARRRGRRGGS, encoded by the coding sequence ATGAGGACCGACAGCACGAAGTACACCAGCTTCACCGGCTGGATCGACCCGCCGGACGACGTGCAGCCCGCGCTGGACGGCGACCTCACCTGCGACATCGCCGTCATCGGCGGCGGCATGGGCGGCATGGCGGCCGCGCTGCGCCTCGCGGAGCGCGACCAGGACGTCGTCCTGCTGGAGGCCGAGTTCTGCGGCTACGGCTCGGCCTCGCGCAACGGCGGTCAGATCGCCGGGGCGCCGGGCGGCGACCTGCGGATGCTCAGCCTCCAGTCCCCGAAGAAGATGCCGGTCATGGCCAAACTGGCGGAGCACGCGGGCCGCTATGTGGAAGACCTCATCAAGAGGCACGACATCGACTGCGACTACGTGGCGAACGGCCTGGTGTGGGGTGCGGTCTCACCCCTCATGATGCTCAGGGTGCGTACCCAGGCGGCGATCCTGCGCGCCTTCGGTGGGGGCGGGACCGTCGGCACCAGGGAGGAGCTCGGCCTCCCCGCCGGCTTCGTGGGCGGGATGCGGGAATCCATCGGCGGGATGCTGAACCCGGGGAAGCTCGCCCGTGGCGTGCGCCGCGCGCTGCTCGCGTCCTCGGCCAAGGTCTTCGAGCGGACGCGGGTGAGCGATGTCCGGCGCACAGGCGGCATCGTCGAGATCACGACACCGCACGGCACCGTGCGGGCCAACAAGGTGCTGCTCGCGACCAGCGTCTACGGCGGCGAGTGGGACATCGCGCCCAAGAACCTCGCGACGCCGCTGTACGTCATCGAGATCGAGTCGGAACCCATCGCGCCGGAGCGGCTCGCCGCGCTCAACTGGACCAGTCGGTCCGGCATCATCACCCAGCACCAGTTGATGACCCACTACCGGCTCACCGAGCGCAACACCATCGTCTGCGGGGTCCGCAAGGCGCAGCGAGGCCGAACCTATCCGCTCCCGGACCGGGTCCCGGACCCCGATGTCGTGCGGGACATGGGGAAGGACCTGGCCAACCGGTTCCCGTCGCTGTCCGACGTGGCCATCGAACGGGCCTGGGGCGGTTGGATCGGCATCAGCCCGGACTGGCTGTCGGTCGCCGGGCAGGTGGGTGACAACGTCTTCTACGCGATGGCCTGCAACGGCCACGGCCTCTGCCAGGTGCCGTACGTGACCCATCAGCTCGCCGACTACATCGTCGACGGCGAGATGTCGGACGACCTCGCCGGCATCTGGTCGGACGCCTCGAAGTACTCGTCGTCGATGTCGCTGCTGTTGCAGCCGTTCGTCCTCCGGGCCGTCTGGGGGCTGGACCGGTTCAACGACTTCTTCAACGGCAGCAGGACGCGGGCCCGGCGGGCGCGCCGCCGTGGCAGGCGCGGGGGTTCCTGA
- a CDS encoding NAD-dependent succinate-semialdehyde dehydrogenase, which yields MAKRHVYAVVDPASGKLVKEYPTATDETVDAALDAAAEAYAQWSRQTSVAQRAQLLNAVATLHSERSRQLAEIIHREMGKPVDEAVGEVEFSASIYRYYAENAEKFLTDEPIELLEGEGTAFVRRQPVGVLLGIMPWNYPYYQVARFAAPNLALGNTIVLKHASQCPESSAALQQLFTDAGFPQGAYVNVHATGEQIGRAIADPRVQGVSFTGSERAGAEVAEKAGRSLKKVVLELGGSDPFIVLSTDDLDAMVQAAVEARFENAGQACNAGKRFIVAEDLYDAFLDRFTEKVLALTDGLAPLSSVAAAEYVEEQVGRAVAEGATFVSARQREGAYFPPGVLTGLSPASPSAAEELFGPVATVYRVASEDEAIELANDTPYGLGSYVFTTDAEQALRVADRIEAGMVFINGVGLEGAELPFGGVKLSGFGRELGRAGIDEFANKKLVRTART from the coding sequence ATGGCGAAGAGGCACGTGTACGCGGTGGTGGACCCCGCCAGCGGCAAGCTGGTCAAGGAGTACCCCACCGCGACGGACGAGACCGTCGATGCGGCGCTCGACGCGGCGGCGGAGGCCTACGCGCAGTGGTCGAGGCAGACCTCCGTGGCACAGCGCGCCCAACTGTTGAACGCCGTCGCCACCCTGCACAGCGAGCGCAGCCGGCAGCTCGCCGAGATCATCCACCGGGAGATGGGCAAGCCGGTGGACGAGGCCGTCGGGGAGGTCGAGTTCAGCGCCTCCATCTACCGGTACTACGCCGAGAACGCGGAGAAGTTCCTCACCGACGAGCCGATCGAGCTCCTGGAGGGAGAGGGCACCGCCTTCGTCCGCCGCCAGCCGGTCGGCGTGCTGCTCGGGATCATGCCCTGGAACTACCCGTACTACCAGGTGGCCCGGTTCGCCGCGCCCAACCTCGCGCTGGGCAACACCATCGTGCTCAAGCACGCGTCGCAGTGTCCGGAGTCGTCCGCGGCTCTCCAGCAACTGTTCACGGACGCCGGCTTCCCCCAGGGCGCTTACGTCAACGTCCACGCCACCGGGGAGCAGATCGGCCGCGCCATCGCGGACCCCCGCGTGCAGGGCGTCTCCTTCACCGGTTCGGAGCGGGCCGGCGCGGAGGTCGCCGAGAAGGCCGGACGCAGCCTCAAGAAGGTGGTGCTCGAACTGGGCGGCTCGGACCCGTTCATCGTGCTGTCGACCGACGACCTCGACGCCATGGTCCAGGCGGCGGTCGAGGCGCGGTTCGAGAACGCCGGGCAGGCGTGCAACGCCGGGAAGCGCTTCATCGTCGCCGAGGACCTCTACGACGCCTTCCTCGACAGGTTCACCGAGAAGGTGCTCGCGCTGACCGACGGCCTGGCGCCGCTCTCCTCGGTCGCCGCCGCCGAGTACGTCGAGGAGCAGGTCGGGCGAGCCGTCGCCGAGGGGGCGACCTTCGTCTCCGCACGGCAGCGCGAGGGGGCGTACTTTCCGCCCGGCGTGCTGACGGGCCTCTCCCCGGCGTCGCCGTCGGCCGCCGAGGAGCTCTTCGGTCCCGTCGCGACCGTCTACCGGGTCGCCTCCGAGGACGAGGCCATCGAGCTGGCGAACGACACCCCGTACGGCCTTGGCTCCTACGTGTTCACGACGGACGCCGAGCAGGCGCTGCGCGTCGCCGACAGGATCGAGGCCGGCATGGTCTTCATCAACGGCGTCGGCCTCGAAGGCGCGGAACTTCCCTTCGGTGGCGTCAAGTTGTCCGGCTTCGGCCGCGAGCTGGGACGGGCGGGCATCGACGAGTTCGCCAACAAGAAGCTCGTCCGCACCGCTCGGACGTGA
- a CDS encoding transporter: MKETLFLLADLWMIFAGYFYGWTFIRRYGNYLLGLEWMVVATSGTNFLLWSLLGAKSDSVLYDVAYFFDAFSRSVGITLILVLGLMKVTHRYKPSRGVDVAVFGVAIVAALFLRPFHGADLHTDRGAFWVSAFYVVVNLLTAVFLCFFVKRLWSAGARWPAVWTGLVTAAGTTIAITYDFFPLPFDDANRTIFYTAALATWGTQGFVYFRAYRALHDRDAALDPYPAHTAGAPA; the protein is encoded by the coding sequence ATGAAGGAGACGCTGTTCCTGCTGGCCGACCTGTGGATGATCTTCGCCGGTTACTTCTACGGCTGGACATTCATCCGCCGCTACGGCAACTACCTCCTGGGCCTCGAATGGATGGTCGTCGCCACGTCGGGCACCAACTTCCTGCTCTGGTCGCTGCTCGGGGCCAAGAGCGACAGCGTGCTGTACGACGTGGCGTACTTCTTCGACGCGTTCTCCAGGTCGGTCGGCATCACCCTCATCCTGGTCCTGGGCCTGATGAAGGTCACCCATCGCTACAAGCCGAGCCGCGGCGTCGACGTCGCCGTGTTCGGGGTCGCGATCGTGGCCGCCCTGTTCCTCCGCCCCTTCCACGGCGCGGATCTCCACACCGACCGCGGTGCGTTCTGGGTCTCCGCGTTCTACGTCGTCGTCAACCTGCTCACGGCCGTGTTCCTCTGCTTCTTCGTCAAACGGCTCTGGAGCGCGGGCGCGAGGTGGCCGGCGGTCTGGACCGGACTGGTCACGGCCGCCGGGACCACCATCGCGATCACGTACGACTTCTTCCCCCTGCCGTTCGACGACGCGAACCGCACGATCTTCTACACCGCCGCGCTGGCGACCTGGGGCACCCAGGGATTCGTCTACTTCCGCGCCTACCGCGCGCTGCACGACCGCGACGCGGCTCTGGACCCGTACCCGGCCCACACGGCCGGGGCCCCCGCATGA